The following DNA comes from candidate division WOR-3 bacterium.
CTCAGGCCTCTCCACTTTTTGTCAAATTATTTTTATGCGCTAAATTATTAGCGGTAGCCGCACCTTCAGGGTGCGAAATACCTTAAGATTTAAAAACATTTATCCGCAGGCTAAAGCCTGCGCCTACCATTTTATCGATTACCGGACGACCATCTCAGGTTGGCATTTTTTATTTATGCAAGGCTAAAGCCTTGCCCTACAAAAATCCAAACGCTAAATCATTGATTACCCTTACAAATCTTGCTTATGAGTTTTATCTTTTTATAAAAAATATGGAGAGGACTCAGGGGTAAATCCAGAGTTCGCCCCACCTGAGGGTTAGGGAATTTTTCGAATCACAGCAGGGACTCCGAACCCTTTTATCAGGATGGTTGTTTTGTGAATTATTAATCTATGAATTGCAGATTATATACTGCAATCAAACAGTGTAAAAATCGGCGGTATTTCTCAGAATATGCTGGTCAGCACTGCCTTGACACCCCGGAATGGTTCTTCAAACCGGCAGACACCACCAGAGCAGACCAGACCGCCCTTTTCACCACCGACCCTCAATCTCAAATTATGTCTTGTCGTCAGATCAAGACTCAACTCCAGCATAGGCCAGAAGGTCTCCTCACCTAATTTCGGTATCAGCCATTCCGGGACTCGGTCTCTTTTCTCAGCGCGCACGGTCAGAACGAACCTTTCTGGTTTACCAACTGATATCGATGCAGCCCGGTCTGTATATTTGCTCGTATCACTCATCACCATCGTCTGCTCCAGCCCGGCCTCAACGAAAAATGCGCCAAAATCATACTGCAATTCAAGATAAGGTTTGGTCTCGGTCTTTTTCTGAACCGGCAATTCAATCTTCTGCTTGATTATATGGTCAACACCGAAACTAACCTCTGACAGCTCTGTAGGATGTGTTATCGCCTTCGCACTTTGTTCTAATACACCACCCATCTTATCCATCAGATATAAAATTTCGCCAAATTTGCTCAAATCTGGATCATGGGTTGAGACCTTATTATTTTCTATCTCAAGGGAGAGAAAATCAAATGGTGATGCGACAATTGATAATCCATAGCCGATCTCATCAATACCGCGATTCACGGATATGCCAGATTTAATTGGGGTAGGTGGTTCATTATAACGATATTCTGCGCCACCAAAACCAAGGTCCTTATAATCGACATACTGGAGCGAAATGCCAAAACCCGGTAGTGACAAACCAGTGGTAAACAGATAGCCATCCCCTTTTAATCTTCCACCCACCACCGGTATCGTTCCCCAGTGTCTGCCATATTCAAAGTAATTCTCCCATGGTCCTAATTTCAAGTTGATGTTACCGCCGAATAACTCCGTGTATGCCTTGGGTGTTAAATCTGTCTGTTTGTGGATCCTCACATACCTGCCACCAATGTTTGTATTGAAGCCCCATGGATTATCAAAATTTAAGACCTTTGTCTCCAAATTTACACCACGAATTTTATCGGCAGTATCATTCTTTACTGTATACCGGAGTTCCTCAAAAAATATATTACGTGGTTTGCCGGCAAGTAATGTTAACTGGCTTTTGAAACCGCTCAGCTCTGCTTTTAGACCATAGAGTGAGTTATCGTTATTGAAATCTTCATCGAGAAATTGATTCAAACACAAGCCCCTGCCAAATGTCGCATAATATCTTCCGTAGAGGATATTCACCGGATCTTTTTTGTATTGCGCC
Coding sequences within:
- a CDS encoding DUF6029 family protein; protein product: MPFLITLLILRLDFAQDLRITGSNRAEYWLFVDSRLDTADYKDHITEKLKLALDYKELTLRGVFFFWDPSLRTVGKLSYVDYSAQYKKDPVNILYGRYYATFGRGLCLNQFLDEDFNNDNSLYGLKAELSGFKSQLTLLAGKPRNIFFEELRYTVKNDTADKIRGVNLETKVLNFDNPWGFNTNIGGRYVRIHKQTDLTPKAYTELFGGNINLKLGPWENYFEYGRHWGTIPVVGGRLKGDGYLFTTGLSLPGFGISLQYVDYKDLGFGGAEYRYNEPPTPIKSGISVNRGIDEIGYGLSIVASPFDFLSLEIENNKVSTHDPDLSKFGEILYLMDKMGGVLEQSAKAITHPTELSEVSFGVDHIIKQKIELPVQKKTETKPYLELQYDFGAFFVEAGLEQTMVMSDTSKYTDRAASISVGKPERFVLTVRAEKRDRVPEWLIPKLGEETFWPMLELSLDLTTRHNLRLRVGGEKGGLVCSGGVCRFEEPFRGVKAVLTSIF